The following DNA comes from Camelina sativa cultivar DH55 chromosome 14, Cs, whole genome shotgun sequence.
AACATTGCTAAACGTGAAGTACCATCAACATCTTCAGTGAGATTATCCCGCAAAAATCCAGTAAGTTTCTCACCCACTAAATACAAAACCCCATTCTTCAAATCACCCCACAAGCCAAAAACTTTAGAAACACCTCTCTGTTTAACCGAAACGATCGCATCAAGCTcatctctctcctcctctctcatCCCCCACAAACAACTCATCATCCTCTGGACATAACTATACTTGAGGAAAGAGTCACAATCATCATCCTCGAACGAAGCAACCCGCAAAAGACTCACCTTCGACTCATCATCCTTCAGAGTTCCACATAAACACGAAGATGAAGCAAGCTCAGTAACTTCACTCTCACCATTTTCCAAGGAGACGGCGTCGTGGACTAAGATCCGATCCTTCCACGTGGCGTAAAAGTCGTCGGACCATGAACGAGCGACGAATTCAACGGGGGTTTTAGAATTCCGTCTAGGTTCAAGCTTAATCTGGGAAACAGAAGGGAATAGTCTGAGAAGATCGATGTTTTTGGGGAGAGCTGATGGTCCTTGATGAGGGAACTTGACGAGAACAGTGCACGCTGGACATCGGATTGTGTCCGGAAACTTTTTGGGAAGATTCGTTAAGCATTCTTCGCACGCCGTGTGTCCACAGGAGAGCACGCGCGGAACTGAGGACTCGCCGTCGTAAGATTGTAGACACACCGGGCACTCCGGTGGCTCCATCGCCTTCGATGATTCGACTCGATGAACAACTGAGTTTATACGACGACGTTTTTACACTATGACTAAACACAACGTTTTACTCCTGAGGGTAGTTCTGGTAATTCACATAAGAACTTGTACCAAAAACTCCTGATGCCAACACAAAAGATCATCTTTAGTTTACAAACTATGACGTTGTTATCGGTTTTGAAAGCTAGGATGTTATGcaagttttttatattatatagttcaCTTAATTGTGTTACACGAAACTAAAAGGGTTTCTGAATATGCCCAACATGAAGCAAATATATGCAAGTAGAACAAACTAAAAGTGGAGCTATGCCAAAAAGACATGAGTGGAGAAACAGGCTACTCTTTAATTCCGAGGCAGAGTACCATGTTGGTTGATCATGAGTGAGACTTCAATTACTTGTGCCAATGAGTTATAGCTTATTTGCTACTTGCTGGTTGGTTAGTTTCGCTTATGAATATTGGTTTTGAAACTCAGATCAtcgaatacaaaaaaaaaaaaatctagaaataataagaaagaagagatcaaacaccccaaaaacattacaaaatatgaaataatggaaaaatcaactttatattAAACTCTACGTATactacttcaaaaaaaaaaaaagagttaacgAGTTGGGGTGTTTCATATATGCAAGTGTTCATCTAATTATCATATGGTAGTTCGAAACGGCACAATGGACAAACATGATTGGTGGCAAACCACTCGAGGATGCAACTATCGTCAAACTCGTGTCCACAAGGTAAGGTCGTCACGACTGTTTCTCCCATCGTAAACTCATCAAAACATATAGTGCACTTGTCGGAGCTGGACATCGTCGTCTTCTTGTATACTTTCCTTGACAAAGACTCAACCGCAGACTTACTCGCCGGTCTAGATCGCATATGAATGGTGCTCTCAATTAATGGTACTCGCATATACATGGTAGGATCAGTAGGAGTGAACttaaaagtaatataaattaacaaagcCCAATCTGGAGAATAGTTAACCGAGGGATAGTGGACATCGATGGCAAGTGTAGTGAGACACACTTTTGCATAATCAACCTGAAAGGGATTGAGACGGACATCGTCCTCTAAGCAATTCAGTTGTACCCATCTATACCTTGAGTAGCTATCATGGATATCTTTGGCAGGCAAGGAGAAAGCAAGTACTGTCCGGCAATCTCTCATAGGTTCTTCAGACATTAGGATACTCGCTTCGACTTTGATTCTTCCCGCGTCTTCGGGTTTAGGAAAGTTGTCGATTTCATGGCTGAGGGATACTCTGTCAGCAAATAATTCCATTATAATACGAGTTGTGATTTTAGGGATTATCTTCTCCTTGTTGCAATGTCGTCGTCTGTTTATGCATGTTTTATATATAGGGGCTGTGGGACTCTTGTAGCTAGGTCTGGCTCGGATTAGGTTAAAtggaatttgagatttttttttgttttttttatttaatggttGTTTTGATTTTCGCCAATAATAgtgttgtttcctttttgttaagTATGGGATAATGACAAAATATATCATTTCGTTGTTGAAACAACAATTGCCAAATAAATGCTAATGCTAAGTTAACTAATTCATTGGCAATACTTCCGTATTCATTGAGATAATGGACCATAATTGAGCCTATTAAAAGGccatttgtattttgtttttatgaaataacatAAGTTTGAGATTGTTCAACTGTCTTCTCTCCACTTTCATTGTATTATtcaatcaatttttcaaaacatattaTCGCCTCTCATAGGTAAGAgttttcaagtttctttttgtagtttaattgcaaacaaaagaaaattagaaatttaattaatttattcactCATAACtcattagtttatttttctcctttACAAAACACCTAATCGGATACGTTTCTTAATCAAATCAGTCCCATAATTGCATTCAGTTTGGAGATGCGTAGGTCATTGGAAGCTACAATCACCTTCTCCTGCTCATCCTCCTCGACAAAGAACAAGGAGGGCGTAAACGTATAGTAGTCTCGGTTGTTTTTGTACCCACACCAGACAGATCCAAAAACTCTCCAACTGTTAGCTTCCATGTCATACACATGAAGCCAACCAGGACCACTGTTATAAGTGTCCTTCATCACCCTAACCACAAGGCACTTGCCATCGTACGCAACCACGTTCCAACAAACAAGTTTTATGTCCTCCATGGATACGTTCTTGATCCGCATGGTGAGGGTCCACTTGGAATTCCCAAGTAGTGTGTAAACTGAGATTGTTTCTTTCGTCCCCGATATCAAGGTCAGACGATTGTTCTTCTTGTCTTCTGCAAAAAGCGGTTTCGTATCTGATTCTCCACGATGGAATATGGAAGGAATCAAGCGTGCTTTCTCTGTCTCCGGATTGAAAGCTATGAGGCTCCCATCGTTTCTCAACCAATGAAGAATGCCGTCCAAGTAAACAGGTTTCATCCGCGCCATGAGATCACTTTTGGAGGTGGTGTTGATGGTCGTTTCTGATAACCTCCAAAAATATCCGTCACTGATCTCGAACGCGTACACCGTTTCCGTCTCGAGTATGCATACGATCTTGAATCTTTTGGTGGTTTGACTTCGATATACCGCAAAACCGACGCACATCGCTTTCCCCGTACGAGCAGCGTTAAGGCGTGCAGGTCTATTTGGATCACCACCAACTATCGTAGGCAAAAGCTTTGACCCCGAGTGATCCAGGACTCGAAACCTCTTTGTGAGGGGGTTTGCGACGAAGAGATCACCGATGTATAGTAGGAGAAGGCCGGAGCATGAGCCGAAAATGTAACATCGATCTTTTGACAAATATACTTCATCTCCGCTTGACTTAGAATCGCAGGAAGAGAAAGACTTGCATAAGACGTAATGTGCGCCATAGTTGATGAGGTGAAACAAACTGGATCCGACGACACGGGAAGAGTATCCAGATTCAAAATTCGGATCATCGGATATATGGGAGTTGATCGATCTATTCGTGCATCGCATCATCGCTAGAGATTTGGGGTCCAATCTGAAGAGAATATCGTCGAGAAGATGAAGGGGTAAGTCATTCATGATCAAAGTTGGATCGAAGTGAGATCTCCCTAGTTCTGTTTTAATTTGCATGTTGATTTGATTGTCCTTGAGTTACTTCAGTACTGGCCAGCCTGTTATATAGACAACAAAGtctgttatgaaaagaaataacaatcaattataaagaaaagaaaaaaaaagtatcaatttaatttaatttaatttatgaaatcatGGAAATTCAAAAGGTTATATATCTATAGTTTTTCTAGATTGCAAAgtaatttttagttattaatttgaGCAATATGTCACCATATATATCCAcagtaataaatattaattatctcAAAAGTTAGTAATCAATAACAATGAATTAATTTGCCATGTGGTTTGCATTTCTAGATCGGCCACTActatttttacacaaatcacttacacagataatatattatacattgTTAATAGATCAACAAAACTACGTATATTCTTCAATTATTTACAGGGGAAATCACGTTTTAAACCTTGAAAGTGTCAATgggtagcactttaaacctcgataaattttcactaacactataaatctttaaaatgattttacaaacactttaaacatttaaaatgattttactaacactttaaacatttaaaatgattttactaacactttaaacctttaaaatgattttactaacactttaaaccttaaaactaactttcatttttgtaccgccaaaaaaaataatggaataataatatccgtcaacgcgaaatagttaaactatgttggtttaattcaaaattttaattagctttagtttttataaaaaaataaaaaaataattttttgttcatCTTCATTATAGACAAAACTTTTACAACATTActcttcacattattaatccttttaataaatgcatctccattggattctgattcaaatcgattgacttctcactggaaaccaatgaatcttctaaatatattgccatcttcaattttatatttgtcaaatgttttaaccttatctctgattcttcatttttttttgctttgatgtatttttaatttttttttatcaatcttcATAAGTAATTAAATGaattaaacaagtatttaaatcaaaccagcataatttaattatttcacaTTAACGGATATTACTGTTCCGTCTTCTTTCATGGCGGTACAAACa
Coding sequences within:
- the LOC104740861 gene encoding putative F-box/kelch-repeat protein At1g20940, whose amino-acid sequence is MNDLPLHLLDDILFRLDPKSLAMMRCTNRSINSHISDDPNFESGYSSRVVGSSLFHLINYGAHYVLCKSFSSCDSKSSGDEVYLSKDRCYIFGSCSGLLLLYIGDLFVANPLTKRFRVLDHSGSKLLPTIVGGDPNRPARLNAARTGKAMCVGFAVYRSQTTKRFKIVCILETETVYAFEISDGYFWRLSETTINTTSKSDLMARMKPVYLDGILHWLRNDGSLIAFNPETEKARLIPSIFHRGESDTKPLFAEDKKNNRLTLISGTKETISVYTLLGNSKWTLTMRIKNVSMEDIKLVCWNVVAYDGKCLVVRVMKDTYNSGPGWLHVYDMEANSWRVFGSVWCGYKNNRDYYTFTPSLFFVEEDEQEKVIVASNDLRISKLNAIMGLI